A stretch of the Streptomyces sp. NBC_01428 genome encodes the following:
- a CDS encoding helix-turn-helix domain-containing protein, with amino-acid sequence MSTVLSTAPLSAAERTARWHEAVNRTFVPLDVELLEREPSPGSIVSHQLGPLRISTVQAGPQVVRRDRRLIARDSRETVILSLQNRGTAVKEQDGRESRIAPGGFSLSDSSRPFSKKLADGFSFTSFQFPRDELRVRDEDLRAVTATSFPGDEGTAALLATYLAGTAREAAAFDHGVGGRVAATALDLLVLLIDERCGRFVPDAPEHAAASLVRVKEHVVRNLSDPDLSPSRIAEANFMSVRYVHKLFQLDGTTVGGWMRAQRLERCRRDLLRPRARDLGVAAIAHRWGFVSASHFSRAFRAAYGMAPRDWLATGGSEGRQTASEL; translated from the coding sequence GTGTCCACCGTCCTGTCCACCGCACCGCTGTCCGCCGCCGAGCGGACGGCACGCTGGCACGAAGCGGTCAACCGCACCTTCGTGCCCCTCGATGTCGAACTCCTCGAACGCGAACCGTCGCCCGGATCCATCGTCAGCCACCAGCTCGGTCCCCTGCGGATCTCCACCGTCCAGGCCGGACCGCAGGTGGTGCGGCGCGACAGGCGTCTGATCGCGCGGGACAGCCGGGAGACGGTGATCCTCAGTCTGCAGAACCGCGGCACCGCGGTGAAGGAGCAGGACGGCCGCGAGTCCCGGATAGCACCGGGCGGCTTCTCCCTCAGCGATTCGTCCCGGCCGTTCAGCAAGAAGCTCGCCGACGGCTTCAGCTTCACGTCGTTCCAGTTCCCCCGCGATGAGCTGCGGGTGCGTGACGAGGATCTGCGGGCCGTGACCGCGACGTCCTTCCCCGGCGACGAGGGCACGGCGGCGCTGCTCGCGACGTACCTGGCCGGGACCGCCCGCGAGGCGGCGGCCTTCGACCACGGCGTCGGGGGCAGGGTCGCGGCCACGGCACTCGACCTGCTGGTCCTGCTCATCGACGAGCGCTGTGGACGCTTCGTTCCCGATGCGCCGGAGCATGCCGCGGCATCACTGGTCCGTGTGAAGGAGCACGTGGTGCGGAATCTGTCCGACCCAGATCTTTCGCCGTCCAGGATCGCCGAGGCGAACTTCATGTCGGTGCGGTACGTGCACAAGCTGTTCCAGCTCGACGGCACGACCGTGGGTGGATGGATGCGGGCGCAACGGCTGGAGCGGTGCCGCCGGGATCTTCTGCGGCCCCGGGCGAGGGACCTGGGCGTGGCGGCGATCGCCCACCGCTGGGGCTTCGTGAGTGCCAGCCACTTCAGCCGTGCCTTTCGCGCGGCCTATGGGATGGCCCCGCGGGACTGGCTGGCCACGGGAGGGTCG
- a CDS encoding alpha/beta fold hydrolase yields MTTSTPTVVLVHGAFADAASWSGVVAELQSHGIPVVAPPNPLRGLAVDAAYVASVAAQIDGPVVLVGHSYGGAVITVAGAADNVVGLVYVAAYVLEEGESLGELQGRFADSPLATSLQQSTYPVDGAGTAVEVTIEAQAFPDVFAADLPADVTKVLAVAQRPLAAASFTEAASTAAWRTKPSWALVAGADRAINPEVERFGAQRAGATTVEIEGASHAVAVSRPVDVAGLIRDAVRATS; encoded by the coding sequence ATGACCACCTCCACACCCACCGTCGTCCTCGTCCACGGCGCGTTCGCGGACGCCGCCAGCTGGTCCGGAGTCGTCGCGGAGCTGCAGAGCCACGGCATTCCCGTGGTCGCGCCACCGAACCCGTTGCGCGGCCTGGCCGTCGACGCCGCGTATGTGGCGTCCGTGGCAGCCCAGATCGACGGCCCCGTCGTCCTCGTCGGACACTCCTACGGCGGTGCGGTCATCACCGTGGCCGGTGCGGCGGACAACGTCGTCGGGCTCGTCTACGTCGCCGCCTACGTCCTCGAAGAGGGCGAGAGCCTGGGCGAACTCCAGGGACGCTTCGCCGACTCGCCGCTCGCGACCAGCCTGCAGCAGTCGACGTATCCCGTGGACGGTGCCGGGACCGCCGTCGAGGTGACCATCGAGGCGCAGGCCTTCCCCGACGTCTTCGCGGCCGACCTGCCGGCCGATGTCACCAAGGTGTTGGCCGTCGCCCAACGCCCGCTGGCCGCGGCGTCGTTCACGGAGGCCGCCTCGACCGCCGCCTGGCGGACGAAGCCCAGCTGGGCGCTCGTCGCCGGAGCGGACCGGGCGATCAACCCGGAGGTCGAGCGCTTCGGCGCGCAGCGGGCCGGCGCGACAACCGTCGAGATCGAGGGCGCCTCGCACGCCGTCGCCGTGTCTCGGCCCGTGGACGTCGCCGGCCTGATCCGGGACGCGGTCCGCGCGACGAGCTGA